The Candidatus Cloacimonadota bacterium genomic sequence AATGCATAAAACCGGTCTGAATCTGGTATTTGCCAGCAATTCCAAAGAGGGAACTGCAAACTGCGGTGTTCCCATGAAAACTACGTTTTTTATCTGCATAAATCATTAACCTTGTGAATGGTCACAAATCTTCTCAATGGTTTTATTAGCAACCATTCGCAAGGTTCTAAACCATTGCGAAGGTTTTCACAATTCTTTGTGTGTATGATGCATTTGCTTGCCAATATTCACACCGTTTTTACTTGTTGTGCTTGCCAGATCCTTAAGTTTTTTCTTGATCATTATTTTCTTCAGTTTATTTATTTTATCCACGAAAAGAACACCGTCCAGGTGATCGAATTCATGCTGAAGAGCACGGGCAAAAAGTCCTTCTGCTTCATAACTGACCATTTCACCGTCAGGATTCAATCCACGAATCCTAACCTTGGCAGCGCGAGTAACTTTTTCGTAAATATCGGGAAGGCTGAGGCAGCCTTCTTCTGCTTCTGCTACGCCTTCAAATTCAGTGAATTCAGGATTGATGAAAATAACCGGATCTTTTTTGCCGCCTTCTTTGAACCAGAAAGCATCGACCACAAAAATTCGTTTAGACACTCCAACTTGCGGAGCTGCCAGACCCACACCGTCTGTTTCATACATTGTATAAGTTAAATCTTCCAGAAATTCCTTAACTTCCGGAGTCATCTTATCAATAGGCTCCGCTTTTTGACGCAAAATTTTATCGCCATAAATTCTGATCGGCAAAATTTCAGGTTCATTGTTTTTCATTCTAAGACCTTCAAATCATTTGCAAAGGGAGTATTATTTCTTCTCTACCTTTTTCTTTTCTTCAGGGCTGATGAGACCAACAATTGCACTTTTCTGGAATTCAATTTTTGTGTTGGTTGTTTCATCCACTCGCAAAACAACAATATTTTTCTCTTTTTTGATGTTAGTGATCTTTCCTACAATTCCGCCATTCGTAATAACAACATCGTTGATCTGCAGATTTTCCAGCATCGCCTGCAATTCTTTTTGACGCTTTCTCTGCGGACGGATAATGAGCAGATACAAAATTCCGAACATGAGAATAAATGGAAAAAACTGTGCCAGCATATTCGGCTGTCCTGTTGGTGCTGTTGCTTCTAATAAACTATAAAACATAATTACTCCTTATTTTTTTTTTATTTAACTATCAAAATAAATCTGATTGCCAGATTGCTATAAATTCCAGCCATCAGATCGTCTGCCAGCACTCCCCAGCCTCTGGGAAGTTTCTGCAGCATATTTACCGGTTCCGGTTTGAAAATATCAAATATCCGGAACAGGATAAAACTCAA encodes the following:
- the def gene encoding peptide deformylase, whose translation is MKNNEPEILPIRIYGDKILRQKAEPIDKMTPEVKEFLEDLTYTMYETDGVGLAAPQVGVSKRIFVVDAFWFKEGGKKDPVIFINPEFTEFEGVAEAEEGCLSLPDIYEKVTRAAKVRIRGLNPDGEMVSYEAEGLFARALQHEFDHLDGVLFVDKINKLKKIMIKKKLKDLASTTSKNGVNIGKQMHHTHKEL
- the yajC gene encoding preprotein translocase subunit YajC, translated to MFYSLLEATAPTGQPNMLAQFFPFILMFGILYLLIIRPQRKRQKELQAMLENLQINDVVITNGGIVGKITNIKKEKNIVVLRVDETTNTKIEFQKSAIVGLISPEEKKKVEKK